A genomic region of Prevotella scopos JCM 17725 contains the following coding sequences:
- a CDS encoding DUF6078 family protein translates to MQIEEIPFGYASCYATDKECAKAVHCLRRQVARLYQLQPEPPTTNYCVTPAYVAQVAKGEACREFRSDAPMRYARGMRRLFDHIPKAQYHSVRYDVMNVFSSERAFYYAQKGDQLISPEQQAEITTIFNEYELPAPQFDSYEQRPDWEQ, encoded by the coding sequence ATGCAGATTGAAGAAATCCCCTTCGGCTACGCCTCATGCTACGCCACAGACAAAGAATGCGCGAAAGCAGTACACTGCCTTCGCCGCCAAGTTGCCCGACTATATCAGTTGCAACCCGAACCGCCGACAACGAACTATTGCGTAACGCCCGCCTACGTAGCACAAGTAGCGAAAGGCGAAGCGTGCCGCGAGTTTCGCAGTGACGCCCCCATGCGATACGCCCGAGGCATGCGCCGACTGTTCGACCATATCCCCAAAGCGCAGTACCACAGCGTGCGCTACGATGTAATGAACGTGTTCAGCAGCGAGCGCGCTTTCTATTACGCCCAAAAGGGAGACCAGCTCATTTCGCCCGAGCAGCAGGCAGAAATAACAACAATATTCAATGAATACGAACTCCCCGCCCCGCAATTCGACAGCTACGAACAGCGCCCCGACTGGGAACAATGA
- a CDS encoding RHS repeat-associated core domain-containing protein encodes MENRYRYDAVDNILGITNAANPTSLTKLNKAKLGGRSSHTYEYDELNRLIHANGKAKRASYDMVMSFGRMSEPLTKVQKVDSTTTAKSYNFAYKYEDSNHPTAPTQIGHDHYTYDANGNPTLVTNDSANTTREMYWDEDNRLMVLSDNGKTSRYTYNAAGERIMKSYGTMEGVYINGAPQGITFHETDNFTLYPASILSVNKNRFTKHYFIGDKRIASRIGTGLFNNVYGRNGSYVTAGQQDYAERMNQIQTQKEAYYKKVGVAPGVPTEKGAYGDPENTKRGYNSIIDTLGNHDVPQGWIQTPRPNTTPNTNPGPPVSWNDPSNPDDPQAGYGYIPNDTTKEETFFYHSDHLGSTSYITDDHANITQYDAYLPYGELLVDEHSSSEDLPYKFNGKQFDEETGLYYYGARYMDPKISMWLGVDPLMEKYPNVTGYCYTMDNPIKFIDPNGKETYVIKNKTGTYTVVGGILNNNRGIYIASKDKSGKYTIKGEMIGISTSTTTFYNTDANKGKGGWAIGAQINPNDKSGINFLNKIVSSNVTLGDYMNNARTNHPYDFKVTNGGDKVISNTQTYIYRGVPIGKDGFGYILYSSGRDIGNMAAGIVAAKNGIPWSIARAAFDAYQTKNNMDKHGYSLDNINVEGKSTRNAEYYGWSQIYKYSNTKSKASNLWNSIKRFFSK; translated from the coding sequence ATGGAAAACAGGTATCGTTATGATGCTGTGGATAATATCCTCGGTATTACGAATGCTGCCAACCCAACGTCGCTTACGAAACTCAACAAGGCGAAGCTGGGAGGAAGGAGTTCGCATACGTATGAGTATGATGAGTTGAACCGCCTTATTCATGCAAATGGTAAAGCAAAGCGTGCATCGTATGATATGGTGATGTCGTTCGGACGGATGAGTGAACCGCTGACAAAGGTGCAGAAGGTGGACTCAACGACAACTGCCAAGTCTTATAACTTCGCTTATAAGTATGAGGACAGTAACCATCCGACGGCTCCAACGCAGATTGGTCACGATCATTATACCTATGATGCTAACGGTAATCCAACACTGGTAACGAACGATTCGGCGAATACTACCCGTGAGATGTACTGGGACGAGGACAACCGACTGATGGTCTTAAGCGATAACGGCAAGACGAGTCGATATACGTATAATGCTGCCGGTGAGCGCATCATGAAGAGTTACGGTACGATGGAGGGTGTGTATATCAATGGTGCACCACAGGGTATCACATTCCACGAGACGGACAACTTTACGCTTTATCCGGCAAGTATCCTCTCTGTTAACAAGAATCGCTTCACAAAGCATTACTTCATTGGTGACAAACGAATCGCCAGCCGTATCGGTACAGGATTGTTCAACAACGTTTACGGACGTAACGGCTCATACGTAACGGCTGGTCAGCAGGACTATGCAGAGCGTATGAATCAGATTCAGACACAGAAGGAGGCATACTATAAGAAGGTGGGTGTAGCCCCTGGTGTACCGACAGAGAAGGGTGCGTATGGTGACCCGGAGAATACAAAACGAGGATATAACTCTATCATTGACACACTCGGCAACCACGATGTGCCACAGGGTTGGATTCAGACTCCACGCCCCAACACCACACCGAATACCAACCCCGGTCCACCTGTAAGCTGGAATGACCCGAGCAACCCTGATGACCCACAGGCTGGTTATGGTTACATTCCAAACGACACTACGAAAGAGGAAACCTTCTTCTATCACAGTGACCACCTCGGCTCAACGTCTTACATCACGGACGACCACGCCAATATCACCCAGTATGATGCATATCTTCCATACGGTGAACTGTTAGTTGATGAGCACAGCAGCAGTGAAGACCTACCGTACAAGTTCAACGGCAAACAGTTCGATGAAGAAACTGGCTTGTACTATTATGGTGCAAGATACATGGATCCCAAAATTTCCATGTGGTTAGGGGTAGATCCGCTAATGGAGAAATACCCGAATGTTACAGGGTATTGTTATACGATGGATAATCCTATAAAGTTTATAGATCCTAATGGTAAGGAAACATATGTGATTAAAAACAAAACAGGTACTTATACTGTTGTTGGCGGTATTCTCAACAATAATAGAGGAATCTATATTGCCTCAAAAGATAAATCTGGAAAATATACGATTAAAGGAGAAATGATAGGGATTTCTACTTCTACCACAACTTTTTATAATACCGATGCCAATAAAGGTAAAGGGGGGTGGGCTATAGGTGCTCAAATTAATCCCAATGATAAAAGCGGTATAAATTTCCTTAATAAGATTGTAAGTTCTAATGTAACATTAGGCGATTACATGAATAATGCGCGAACAAATCATCCATATGACTTTAAGGTGACTAATGGAGGGGATAAAGTTATAAGTAACACTCAAACCTACATATATAGAGGAGTGCCAATAGGAAAAGATGGTTTCGGGTATATCTTATATTCATCCGGACGTGATATTGGCAATATGGCTGCTGGTATTGTTGCTGCAAAAAATGGTATTCCATGGAGTATCGCTAGAGCTGCGTTTGATGCTTACCAAACAAAAAATAATATGGATAAGCACGGGTATTCTCTTGACAATATAAATGTAGAGGGAAAGTCTACGCGAAATGCAGAATATTACGGATGGTCGCAGATTTACAAATACTCAAATACTAAATCTAAAGCATCAAATCTTTGGAATAGTATTAAAAGATTCTTTTCTAAATAA